The Lepeophtheirus salmonis unplaced genomic scaffold, UVic_Lsal_1.4 unplaced_contig_942_pilon, whole genome shotgun sequence genome includes the window AATATTGGGATTTCAGTCTTTTTTGATGATAATGATAGTATCTTTGATGTAGTGGAAGAAAAGATGAAGAACCTCACTATAATACTATTTGGAgtgaaagaaaatgaagaaaagttactaattaattaattatatagaataaaatccTTGTATTGAATTTGAATGAATCAACTGAAAAAAGAGGAGGTCATTGAAAGCGGAAATAAGGCCTTATTGTGTCTTACTAGAATTAGGAAAACCATACAAGTGATCTTCATCATCAAAATTGTCGAGCTCATGAGTATTTCTTGTAGTGCCAGGAGCCTCCGAGAATGTATTAGGAAGTAGACTTGTCGTACGGGGATTTAAGAAACCCTTTCCAACTTCTCTCTTTGAAGAAGTTTCAGTAATTCCTAAAAGCTCGTCTGCCTCATGATTCACTTTGTACTCATAAGGCATAAGCATGGGAGGTgcaaaagatatataaaaggGATTACGCAGCAAATTAAGTACACTTGCACCATAAATATCCGCATAGCGCGTCAATTGAGAACAAAGAAATGTTTGACTAGATCCTGATCTAAATAATGAACCTAGTAAACTATATGATATATCCGTCTCATAAATTGCATTCTGTGTGTTAATATAATTAGGAATTAATTGGATACTATGTATAAGGATATTTGCTATTTGTAGCAAAAGATCATTCAAGAATCCCTTCATCAAGAGAAGCAGTGTTTGACAttgatttaattgaattaagtaTGGGATTTGCAATGCATTTGAAGGAATATATATGTGTTGCAGAGGTGAAAAGGAGAATGAAGAAACTACTTTTTACTTCTCTTAATACATCCTACATATGTACTATTGCACTATAGTAAAAAACATGATAGCTCTGTAAATTGGCATGCCTGTCTTACGAGatgtcaaaaaagtaatataatttaattaattgtattcttAGTTTAGACAGTTTACCCTTATTTCACAGAAACAAAGGTTCTAcgcatacattttttattttttttcatttgcaatGATGTTCCGAGAATGAATCAAAATATCTCattgaaacaataaatagaGCAAATATTTGAGGTGAAGGGGAGCCCAGCATGATTTGTTGTACTTTTTGCTGTTTTCACAAAGACGCGTCAAAATTCAAAGTCGAAGgttgaagaaataacaatgcagtCATAAATACTGAAATCTTGgtggcgttttgcatgtagcatcgagatGTGTATACAAGTTCCACTGTTTAAAATGATCGCTggtgtatatcatatacatatttttgatctaagaaatagtaATCAAGTAATCTATACTTAAATCTCGTAGACATGTTGCATGTAGCATTGAGTTTGTGTACAGGGTTCACTGTATAAAGTGTTCCTTGATGTATAGTTGAGAGTAATACTGAAGATGTTATAggtagttatcttctatattttatgcGCAAAGTTTGACTGTTTGACAAGGTCTAATAAATCTGAGTCATACCTCAATACAAAGACCAACGATGACAGTACCAAATTGAAGTCTTCTTATTAAGCGTTTCCTTAACTCTAATTAAAgggggatttttaattttaataaaaataaatcaactgataacaaaataatcaatcaatgaaattatgtaagttaaagcaaaaataataaagagttgactattttatagcaaaagtattccttttacaaaaaagtaaaacttttacCGTCTTTAAtcagttgaaaaaattaaaagacaatTGTAAgttaaatttagtaaatatagcTTTGATTATGTTCGAGAAAAGAGTATGTGTACTTTTGAAGGGGCCTGCAGAGGGTAggtggaggggctgtagctgtctttttgacagattgattttcttaaaaaaggtaattggggcaaattatgcaaaagagcaaaaatttaatttgaatattttactataaatatttgaaatcttttcatataaatttgatatttaaaattatttcttacaaaaaattaaatcttttaaatattttcctcaaaaaatacctttttttgattttttttcaaaaaatttaatattttctgaatagcCAATGGCTTTTGAaattctttatcaaaaaaaaaaaaaaaaagttcaaaacaaatttaattttgcaggCACCTCTGACTTTACACCGTCTTCCCTACGTAAACACATAAAACCATAGGACTTAAGGCCTTATAAACCAACATAGTATGTAGactcataaatcaaaatctcatttttgtgCACAATTagttcaccattttttttttacttactttgCTCCTGCCCATTTCAAGTACCCACaacatataaatacttttatcatttttctattgtatgaaaatatatgtaattattgtatttttttttttttttaatatccactCGGTTATTTATAATAGCGCTTAATAACTgtcagtattatttatttagatatttagttttatggaatatttcattttgaataacaaaatattacccAACGTGATTTATGTCATAGCTCTCTGGTTATGGGATGTTTGTTTGCTTAGACACAAGTACAATACATACAAGGTTTGTACATGTCCTGACTTCCTTACTcctcttattatttatcaacaaagTGTTTATCTATATGTAtctcttttcttttgaattatagGCTTTTTTACCTCAACTATACGTGTTTTTTAAAGCCTTCCATTTGTGAAAATATGCAGAATCACTGTTTTTTAAGGGACCTTGACTCATTAATTAGAGGTTGGGTGACTAAGCAAcagaaatacattaaaaaactaTCAATTAAGTAGATTTTTGGAAGAACTGTGATGATAAATggacttcatttaaaaattaattcctcatatttgttttaaaaagaaggATCTAAGCCGCAAAAATAAGTGCACAAATGAACTGATATGTGACTCAACCCCTCCAAGATttgatacatatatgtatacttacaaaaaaaaaaaatctataggtTCGTTGGTCTGTAAATCCTAATCATTATTCAGGGTGCAAGTTATTTGaacagtatatataaaataaagaaatataagcATAGTGGAGTAACCGATCCAGGATCATTAGTCTATTCCTGGGAAACACATTGACTATTGGTACTTTATTCGTAGTCATGATCTTAGATGAGGCTCAAAGAGATGTAAGAAACTCCACTGATAGAATGAAAGAAATGTTTCAAAAGTCGTATGATTTAAGAGTGGATTTCTGTAAGAgggcgaggagaaggcaggagtgaGACAattgtattactgaattaattaaaacactTGTTAATATCACctacctgttatatgatttggaaagggggggggggaggttggagagaaaatgaaataatgctATGAATATGAGAACCTTTTACATAtcaaatagcattagtgcagggaaaatattagtTACAAATCTGctgttaattttgttataatatcaaGGCAAGTTCTTAATTCATTTGATCTGAATTTGTtcgatatttttactttttatgtaagtTTTCGACAATTTCTccataagaatataaatataaataaataacttcaaattatattttttatacgacGTCACccttattgtatcttgcaaaaCCATCTGACACATTAAAATCtcattaactaattaatagataaattaacaactgacaacaaaatgactataattattaaacaaataatgtttttttactaatgagTCAACACTGTAATTAGTATCACTACaaaattttatgagcatttCAAATTTGAGTTAAATGTACATTTACAGCATGTGCAAGCTATCAGTGCcgcgaaaatgatttttttaaaacccgaTTTTCTCTCAAAAcagatatcaaataaaataaaaaaaacagattctgaaagcatgatggattttaatttttattattctttagaaTTACCTCCCGCCTCAATtccagtctctatacgaggccaaaAATGAGTGCAGGTCATTGCCAGGTGGTCCCTTGAAACAAAtagaattccttcttgatctgaCTAATAAGTTCGTCTTGGGTGTTGAAGGAGGTttggttggtttgtcgttcaaTCACACTCCAAACACACACAAAACAAAATCCATTATATTCAGATCCAACGAtattggaggccaaaagtgcaGCAAGATCAAATCGTTCAAATTGTCTTGGAGTCAATTTGAGACTTTTCCTCATTTTGTATGAGTAGTAAAGTAGGTTTTCGTGAATGCAGAACCGGATCAGCATCTCAGACCTGCCGACTTCTCGAGAAATTGATATTAATGACTTCCCTGGGCCCTCATTGCCGATTTGCCGGATTCTGGCTTGTAATTCTGGCGTCCAGACATATTTGCTTCCACCCTTGAGCTCAACCCACATTTCTATTGCCTTAAAATAATCTATAGAGTCCTCAAATTTCCTCCTACCATTACAAAtaaacgtctcactgagtcccagaaTTCGAAGAATTGTTATATTGTCGCTCCCGGTGCGGATTCCAAGGAAGGCTCATTGccatttccaaatatttgggtaAACAAATTCGTAAGTagaatctattttatttttttttacaagtgcaggtttgaacaaactatataacaaaaaaatttgctgCCTAAGTGCCTTTGTTGCATAAGAAAGTGCCAAATTGCAGAGCACCCTGTATATTTCATTTGGTATTACGTAATTATTAgaataactatgtatgtagTGTTCAAATATCCGTTATAATCACAGAAATTGAAGTTATTAGAGTCATTgtcatttccaaatatttgggtcACATGTTCCAACTATGTGACACCTTCATCATCTCTATTCCACTCTAGGTTATggtgaaaaaaaggaaaaaaaaagattgtattaaaACTCCTTTCCTAGTTATTTACAGACAGTGTGCTTCGTTTATGTTTTATCGTTAGGCGTGGTCCTTTAACaagagataaatttaattaagaattaccatgcccaaatatttttgtttccagtttttttttaaaagattttgtgTTGTTGTTACATATTACTGGTAAATAGGAGAATTTATGAGCGTCAAGaatgatatatttcttatatattaatgtaaagcCTCCATATGTGTACTTTAAGGAACAATTCATGTCTGATTCATTTGTTGCTTAATAGGTTATATGTATCTACAATGTTGGTACAAAGACGCAGACATGATTAGGTAGAAgtatacattgaaataaaattactgATTCTTAAAATAGAGTTAAGGGTGTTTCAACATTTTCacaaaatgaaaagttttataaaatttgaaacatttccTATTTGTAGGATGGAAAATGCAATAATATTGGCTAACTTCCGCAATACGATCAGTCAACCTatcctttaaaataaacaaaaaaaaaggcccaaaatcatttattgattagccaaataaatcaattataccaactgatatttattactaaagtactcccagacaattatagtcattttatttcttctcaatttttaaaatgaattacataaatatgtttcaaaatataaaactctTCCTTATTAGTTACtgtattatttctaatattacttagtaatattttattaaaagggtagttgtactttttttatttctatatgaaaggcaaaaaaaaaattatagaagaaataaaattgccaataaataaaaaacgagGGATCAACAGGAAATTGTATTTCTGGCCTTTTGAAAATGGAGTAGCCAtaaggatattatttataacttattaatttgtttatttatcgaATATAATCAATGATGACATAGAtatgacgtatcaagtcagaCAAGGGAACCAAcagctgaaaataaaatacataggttATTTTTGTATTGGTGAGGTAATGCAGTGTTTGATTCTGAAAAGAAGAATTGAACgtttttatcataatatgttGGTTGCTACTTTTGTAGTAAAAGAAAACGGGGAAAAGGCCCAAATATAAGTTTGGAGTTACTCAATTCTTCCCTACTATGgaataaatatacaatcatTGTTGATCATTGttacaagttaaaaaaaggttatggtcattcaaccaatcaacgttcagaagacttatttggaaaaaaaagcaGAACATCAACATCATAGAAAAAAACccagtatttttgtgttaacaaaGCTATGTCGTGATAGAGAAAGAGATTTTACAGTGTGCCTTAGCAAAATTGTTACACTTTAAACCCAAAACCATGAAATTTGAGAAAAACAagtcttacaattataatactCTTTAAATTGATTTACCAAATTATTgactatattttctattcagCAGCAACTATAGTCCCTACAGGAGGCCTGAAGGCCTGATAGACATTGACGACATAGTCCTCTAGCATGTCGGTCAACTCAATCTCCACAGCAGAATTGAGGTCGTCCACACTCCTGTTTTTCCCTCCCCGTATACTCATATGTATTCCAAAGTACAATGGTGAACAATCTGGTAAGGATGAAGGCTACATTGATGCTGGAGATTCCCTGTTAGGCACTTGGGGGTATCCTTGCTCTTTTGGCTAGAAGCACCATCCTGTTGCCACACATAAGATAGACCAGCATAATTGACATCAATCTAGGACTTCCAAAATCTCCGCAATCCTCTGGGTAAGATCCACTATCCTTGGTCTTAGTCtgactttcatttttttttctttttgaaaagctTAGAGAGTCTCTACATGAAATTCCGACcactttttttccataaaacatCTGGGTTGTCAGATTATATAGACTTTTTGGAGCGCAACAATTTTGCTTGCGCGCACTGTAAAAAGAGATAACAAATTATTGTTGCTGTCCGTTTGACATTGTGGGGCAAACGACTTTTTCATTATCAAGCTCCGGTAGAATAATTCATCCGCTATAAAAATAGAATGGGTTGGGATATCCTTGGTTTGAAGAACCAGTTTGAATTATGCAACGTTAACCCAAATCATCGGTTATTTAAATTAGCTgagttaattgaattaatttaatgatgagCCAGTACAATATctgaatagaaatatttttcgatAGTTTAATTCGTTAAAGGTcaactttttccaatttttccttttctctgtatcttttctactacatttatgataaagataatttaaaatgtgttgaCTCTAATGTTGGGGACTcacaattaatatttgtaccACACAAAATAAAGACTTCACACctgcattaaatactactttatgGCAATGATCAAacgtgatatttgaattaaataccttTCAAAATAGGACGATTTCGTTTTTGATCGATTAATAACGAGAAAAGAAggattattgttgaaaaatatcttaACCTTGCAAAtgtaatagtatatttattatcccGAGTATGTAGATAAGATTGTATCATGAAGTAATTACTTATCggttacttatatattatagtgAACCCTGTATCTTTGGtgtaatttgtttgaaaaatgtataatcaaataaatgtatatatgatctaaatatatttatattacggATATTTTCATTCTAGAGGATTCTccttttaaagtaataattcattttctcccgaAAAGTCATATAGCTCACAActaatattaacaatggtcaTAGCTTAGATGTACCATAAATGCTGCCCTCGTCTTCTCCTATCccttatacaaaaatcaaatctctacatataacataatatgtacaatgacTACATTTGATTGGTGATGGACGAGTTTTGAAATGTCTCTTGTATTCAGTAAGGTAGGAAATGCAGTTTTTTGGTAAAATGtataacgtattttttttaaatatctacctattttttatatatttattaatttacggTTGTTTGATTTGTGGTCGACGTTCctacataaatagaaaaagcgttgatatattttagaacTCTTCTCACAAGAGTCAATTACCCACATTATACATACGTACATACTTATATCGGTAGGTAGGTATTGTAAATAGGTGTAGACATAAATACCCATGTCAAGGATCCCAAATGCTAAGACACTGAAATAGAGTTTTAATAGTTCGTTGACACAAGTTGCATTCTTTGAAGGTAGAGAAAGACAAGATAAGAAAAgaacaaaagaataataaccTGATTTCTTTACTTATCACGTGTTAAAATGGTTACTTCCTCAATTGATGAACCCTTTTACATGTAAACAGTAGGATTTTAAATTCGGTACAAGTTTAGAGTTTTAGTATCTTGGTAATATGGTTTTTATGTGATGAAATTTTCAACAAGgtttttgtgatatattttataatgttacatattattgtttatataaatcaataagaaatgccttgtttttttgtcatcaaGGATGTCcgaaatacattcaaaaatatatccatagatttgtattggagaaaaaattgttgAGATAGCCAAGATCTTTAGAGTTCATGTAAACACTGTAACTAGAATTGAAAAGAAATTGGAAACCTTTAAAACAGTCAAGAGGTGTGGATGATCCTGCATTGTCCGTACCAAGGGCAAGATGAATGAGACTATTTTCATTCTAATTCTTCAACTAATATAAGGAAGCTTCTAGTGACAATAACATCGCTGAGAAGTTTATGAGGGACTTGCTAAAGAAAAATTCTGGTTTAAAAAGCCTTGGAAGTCCGAATCCAAATGTTGACTACCTTATCACAACAGAAACAAGTTGAAAGATCCTGGTGGATTTCAAACTTTCTCGAAAATCAGCAAACACCAAAGGTCATCGCAATTAGggatggaaatatatatttgtcgtTGATAAGGTATTTAGTTCTCGTATAGTCATGTATCGATAAACATTGGCCAAACAGGTTGTTTGGCCAAAGGAATTAAGATAAGTGCCTTTGGGCAAACAATCTGTTAGAGTCAAGATGTTAGGTTATATTGGCTCGTATGGAAAAGATTTCAATTGAAGACacaataaatgtattcaaatacaAAACTACCCTCATCCAAAATGTGATTTCACACTTTAAGGCTACCTATGATATAGAAAACTTTGTCTGGATATTCCTACACATACCAGCAACAGAGTTCAAGCCACTTTATGAAGAAACTAAAGTCAAGTGAATTTCGGTCGAAGTAGTTTTGACCACCCTCAAGGCCAAACCTTACTCAATTTGACTTCAGTATATGGTAGCATGTGGAGACTAGACCCTGTCGCACTTATCAACACAATTTCAACAGTCTAAAGTCTTTTATTTCATAGGAATGGAACAACATGTGagaagattatatttgaaaagtatgcAAGTCCTTTATATCTAGATTGAGGCTTGTATTGTTGTCAAAAGATTAGTTTTTGATAGATAATCAAATAGATCAAGaatgaacattaaaaagtaatgccatattcatcaaataatttttcaatctaattgtatttattacacACAAGATACGGTATGTCTATGAAAGTTTATATCATCAAGTTCAACAACATACAACACTGTATAAGACAAATTACACATCCTTCAGTTTTTctacaaatgtaaaaattgtttcTATTGTGTCCCTCCGTATCGGGTGCAAGCTCAAGGACGCCAAAACTGgctataaaattattctttaccTTAAAAGGATATTAACTGATCAGGCGTCatactagaattttaaataGGCAAGGTTTGTTCAAATTGGGTAATTGAAACTGGATTTATTACGGAAAactcaacatttttaagattttttatacaattttggaCTAAGTGAATGGTGCCTTCTAGTTGCCTGGATCTGAACACCTTGAACTACTACGTGTGGGGCTTTTAGAGATAGAGtccaataaatatgtatttaacacTGTTGAATCCATGTGAGCTACCATTCTTGAGGCAGTAGTCAATATAGGCTGGGGATTCCTCATCAAGGTTTGAGCAAGATTCAGGGTCTGGTTTGAGGCTTTgtttgaagctggaggtggatGGTCTGAGTGATTAACTTCATTATGGACCTTTACATGTAAGAGTAAAAGACTACTGAATTAATTGTGGGtaacaaattgtaatatacattaaatatataggCATGTCCAAGTAAATTGTGACATTTTTTAATGGACTATAACGTgtgaagttttaattttaaggaaaaaatttattcaaaaagttgtttATCCATCGATGGACAAAAGGTTTATTCGATATTTCTGCCTTTGGCGGGAATGAATATGTCGAGGGGTTTTGGAAGTAGGAGTAAGCCGAGACGAAGTGTGCAGGATTTACCTTGGTCCAGTACTTCACGATGGATTTTTTGAGGTAGATCAAACTGTTTTGGAACCTCGACAAAACTTGCTTCTCTAAATACCCCTAAAAGAAGTAGTCCATAGGGTGAAATCGGGAAATTAAGGGGGGCAAGTCTGCAAGCAACAGAAGTCGACGTTTTCCTCCTTAAGCAAGGCGAGTGTCTTCTTGGCCTTATGAGCGGGGCTGAGTCCTGCTGGAAGGTGAACCCGATGTCCCCATCGTTGGCTTTTCATCCACTTAATGACTTTATCCTTTGCACCTTGTTGTACTTGTCTGTGCTGACCCTCTCTTTTTGGTTGAAGAAGATCGGCGGCATCAGCGTCCTGTTGATCCAATCACTCCCAAcgtcatttattaaaattacaacgTAGATAAGGCCGTCAATAGTGTAAGTATATTTGTGTCAAGTTGAAGTTGGTGGGTAAAACTGTGAAGAGATGTTGACTTTTTTTGCCAGTTTAAAGTCTaaagaaattatgaattaaCTATCACACAAATTTTGATTCACTTAATGAACACATTACTCTTTCCTAGAACAAGGTTTCTAAAGGAAGTATCATGAAGCTATTATTAACGTCTGTTCAAGTATCGAAGCATTTATTACTTTCGGGAATCTTGAAggagaatattataaaaaagtttggtttttttgcacaaaagaaataataattatttaacagaaaaatGTCACTTGTTTTctttagtatgtaaaaatacaaagagTTTTTTTGGACATAACTTACCAGTAGAGAAGAATTTATTGACAATAAAGACTGTGTgatctgtaaaatttaaagttcaGATAAAAGCATTCCATATATCTGGACCTGTATAATGTATGACTTGCCTGTATGTAAAATGTGATAATTcagacaatttgaaatttttttagtaatagaGCAGTCTAGCAgtcatgaaaattatattagatcATCTGCAAGCAGTCGTCTTGTAAATCGCACTCTGTAAATACATAGGAAGGGCATATagacaaaaattactccgatgttgatccttaattctactgtAAGTTCGATAAAGGACcatacttataactcctgaGTAAACGTTCATTGTTTCTACAGCGTGTTCAAGAAAAATcgtgaatgaaactttggaaagatttaatttacgtactaaataatttactaattttttttttcacaaatatcaactggtgaataaataaaaacaagacaTTTCTTGTAAAACcaatttcttcatcagaccaaggacaactgagatggaggccaaaatAAATCTTGTTTCAGCACTTTTGAAGTGGTGATGAGTTATGACGACAATTCTTGCACGGTCTCCTCATCTAAGGA containing:
- the LOC139907581 gene encoding cytosolic purine 5'-nucleotidase-like — translated: NAIYETDISYSLLGSLFRSGSSQTFLCSQLTRYADIYGASVLNLLRNPFYISFAPPMLMPYEYKVNHEADELLGITETSSKREVGKGFLNPRTTSLLPNTFSEAPGTTRNTHELDNFDDEDHLYGFPNSSKTQ